Below is a genomic region from Actinoallomurus bryophytorum.
TGCACTGGCTCGGCTTCAACACCCAGCGCATCACCTCCGTCCGCGCGGGACTCCAGTAGCCGAGGCGGAAGGCGCGGGGTGAAGACGGCGACATTCGCCTGGAGGGGCCTGGACGACCCGCACCGTTTCGACATCGCCCGCGCCGAGTTCGACGGCGACTCGTGCGAGGCCGGGGGAGTGAGTGTCACCCTGGACTACGAGCTCACCTGGCGTCTCGAAGCAGGCGACGGATGGCGGACGAGGAGCCTGCTGGTGGAGCGGCGCTGGTGAAGGTGCCGTCGCTGGAGGTCGTCCCGATCACGCAGCAGTACATGGTCACGAATGTGGGACGAGAAGGGACGACGGCCCTCTACCGTGGCTCGACGGACAAGGTCCATGAGCTGACGACGGACCCCGACCATGTCGTCCTCGACTATCCGTTCCTGGCCGAGCGCGTCAGAGCTCGACCACGGACCGGGTGAGGTGCACCGGGATGTCGGCGTCGCGTCCTGCCGAGGCCGCCCAGGCGATCGCGTGGCGTTGCAGGAGCACGAGTTCGGCTTGGGGTTCCGTACCCCCTCGGTGGATGCGGGCCCCGGTCGCCTCGATGGCGGCGATCTCCACGTCCGACAGTGGCGTCATCGCCCACACGAGGGTGCCCGGCCGGGCGGCGCTGATCGGTCCGTGGCGGTACTCGCCGGTCGCGTACGCCTCCGCCCACATGCCCGCGGACTCGCGGCATTTCAACGCCGCCTCCTGGGCGAGCGCGGCGGCCCATCCCGAAGCGAGGATGACCAGTTGCCGGGGCGCGGCCTCCGAGACCTCGGCGCTCGTCGCCCGCTCTCCGCTGCCGACCAGGTCGGCCTGGGCCTGCGCGTCGTCGCCGAGCTGGGCGCGCAGCAGGGTCAGCACCGTCGTCGGGAACCGTGTCTGCACGATGCTGCGCTCGTCGGCGTACGAGAGGTCGATGACGTCCGTGGCCAGGGAGGCGATCGGCGTGTCGAGCGCGCCGAGTATCGCGGTGGTCCGCGCGTACTCGCGCAGTCGCAGCAGTGCCTGGTGGACCTCGGTCGTGGTGCCCGATCGGCTGATCGCCACCACGCGGTCGTAGTCGCGGATCACCGGAGGCAGCTCCGACGCGATGACCGCATCGGTCTGTCCGTGCCCGCGCTGTTCGCGTAGCCAGGCATACCCGGCCGCGACGTAGTAGGACGTGCCACAGCCCAGCGCGAGAACCCGCTCGCCCGGTTCGGGCAGCCCGCTCAGCCCAGAACGCGCCTGTTCCTGTGCGCGGATCCAGCAGTCGGGCTGGCTTGCGATTTCGTCGGAGGTGACCTGGCCAAGAGGTCGCGCGGAGGACACGGCGGAGTTCCCCTTCTCTGGGACGGAGCGGTGGCTGTCGATGGTCAGGACTTGAATCCGTCCAGGTAGGGGGCGTGGGCGAGCACCGCGTCGTCGAGAATCGCCCTCGCGGTGCCGGCGTCGCCGACGAGTGGGTCGAGGGTCAGGGCCTGGAGGGCCGTGTCGCGCTCACCGGTCACCGCGGCCCGTACGGTCAGCTCCTGCTGGCCGGCGCGCGCGCTGAGGACCGCGGCGATTGCCGGCGGCAGCGGGCCGATGCCCAGGCCGGTGATCCGGCCGGCGCCGACGACCGCCGGCACCTCCACCACGGCGGTCGCGGGCAGGTTGGGGATCTTGCCGTCGTTGGGCAGGTTCACGGACGGCTCGACGGTGTCCCGGTCGCCCATCAGCGCCGCGGCGATGCTCACCACGCGTTCGGCCTCCTGGTCGGCCGAGACCCGGAGCGGAGCGGTGCCCCCGGCCTGCGCCCGCAGGTCGTCCCACAGCCGGCTCTTCTCGCCGATGTATTCGAATGTCATGTCCTGACCGCCCTGCAGGCCCCACGGCAGCGCATCGGAGCCGGGGGACAGGTACCCCGGGAAGAACTCCGCGACATGACGGTCACCGGGCGCCGGGTAGCGGCCGAAGGTGCGCATCAGATCGGCCGACACGGCCGCGTGCACCCCCTCGACGCGCGAGGAGGGCGCGTCCCGGCCACCGGCCCGCGCTTCCACCAGCTCGCGCAGCCGGGGGTACAGATCGGTGTCACCACTTCGGATGTCGAGCAGCCAGGACAGATGGTTGAGGCCGGCGAACACGGCATGCACGTCATCGGGATCGAGGCCCAGCGCCTTCGACAGCGCCGATTTCGTGTGCATGGTCCCGTGACACAGGCCGATCGCCCGGACGCCGGTCTGCTGGGTGATCGCACGGACGTTGGCGGTCAGCGGGTTGCTGTAGTTGATCAGCCATGCGGCGGGCGCGAGATCGGCGACGTCGCGGGCGATCGCCACCAGCTCGGGAACATGCCGCAGCGCGCGCAGCACACCGCCGGGGCCGACGCTGTCGCCCACCGTCTGGCGGATGCCGTACCGCGCCGGGATCTCCAGGTCCGCCCGCCATCCCCCGGCGGCTCCGACCGCGATGGTCGTGACGACGAACCTCGCGCCGGGCAACGCCGCGCGCCGGTCCGTGTGCGCCTCGATCCGTACGCCGGAGCCTTGCCGCGCGGCGAGCCGGCGGCCGACGACGGCCATGGTCTCGGCGGCCTCGCCGTTGGTGTCCACGAGGTGCACCGTGTGGTCGTCGAACGCCGGCGATGACGTGATGTCACGCAGCAGCCCGGGGGTGAACACCGTGCTGCCGGCACCGATGAGCACGAATCCCTTGTCAGCCATGCCGTCCTCCCCGGCGACGGGACGGCCGTACGGGACTCACTTCACACTCCCGGTCAGCAGCCCGCTCACGATGTACCGGTTGAGCGTCAGCCCGATGACCGCCGGGACTGCGATGGCGATCACCCCGGCCGCACTGAGCAGTGTGGTCGGAACGACGTGCTGTCCCTGCAGCGCCTGGACGACCACGGTGAGGGGCTGGGTCGACAGGTCGGTCGACAGGACCAGCGGGAAGAGGAACTGCGTCCACGAGAAGAGGAACGTGATGATCGCCGTTGACACGATGCCCGGCAGGGCCAGGGGCAGGAGTACGTACCAGAGGACCTGCATGCGGCTCGCGCCGTCGACCTGGCCGGCCTCCTCGATGGCGGCCGGCAGGCTGGTGAGGTAGTTGTACATGATCCAGGTCGCCAGGGGCAGGAAGCCGGACACGTACACCAGCACGATGCCGGTGTAGGTGTTGACGAGGCCGAAGTCGCCGAGGATCCGGTACAGCGGGATCAGTGTCGTGTAAGCCGGGAAGGCCATCGTGGCCAGCACCGTGTAGAACAGCACGTTGCGGCCGCGGAACGTCATCCGCGCGAACGCGTAGGCCGCGAGCGTGGACAGCAGCACCGTGATGATGGTCGCGGCGGAACACTCGATCAGAATGTTGATCGTCGACCGGCGGATCTGGTCCGGAAGCTCGCCGGAGTCGCCGAGCAGGCTGACGTAGTGCGCCAGCGTCGGTGTCGGTGGCACATAGTGCGCGGGCTTGCTGCCGGCCTGCGCCTCCGTCTGCAGGCTGGTGTTGATCGTCCAGTAGATCGGTACCAGCGACCACAGGACGATGAACGCCACCCCGAACCAGCGCGCGCGTATCCGGCGGCGGGTGCGAACAGCCATCAGTACTCCACCGTCCGGTACACGAGTTTGACGACGCAGAAGGACATGGCCAGGGTGGCCAGGGTGATCAGCAGCGACAGGGCGTACCCCTCGCCGAAGTCCAGGTTCTGGAAGCTGATGAAGTAGGTCTGCACCATCACCGACGAGCCGGTCGACGCCGCGCCGTTGAGCACATACGGCTGGTCGAAGACGTTCAAGGTCGCGATCACCGCCTGCACCATGGCCACCGCGACACCGGGGCGGGCGAGCGGCAGTGTGATCCGCCGGAACGCCGCCCATGGCGAGCACCCGTCCAGGCGCGCCGCCTCGTACAGGTCACCGGGGATGTTCTGCAGCGAGGCCAGCACCAGCAGCGCCGACAACGGTGTGATCTGCCAGACCTGCACCAGCTCGATCAGCGCGATCGTCCGCCAGCGGTGCTGGCCGAGAAAGACGTGATAGTGGTCGACCATGTGCAGCGACGTGAGCACACTGTTGAGCAGCCCGGTGTTCGCGTTCCAGATGCCGCTCCACACGATTCCCTCGACGACCCCGGGCAGGGCCCAGGGCAGGATCAGGATCGCGATGAGCGCCGAGCGGCCGGCGAACTTGTGCTGCAGGGTGATCGCCATCGCGATGCCGAGAACCGTCGAGAGCCCGACACCGATCAGCACATAGATCAGCGTGTTCTCCGCGCTGGTCAGCACCACGTGGTCGCCGAACAGCCGCCGGAAGTTGCCCAGTCCGATGAAACGCGTCGGCGGGTCGAGAGCGTCGACCCGGAAGAACGACTCGATGATCGTGAAGGCGGCCGGAACCAGCGCCAGGGCGATGATGAACAGCGCCAGGGGCGATACGAGGAGATAGGGCAGCGGATCGAACCGGCGGCGACGCTTACCCGCCGGCCCGTCCGCTGATGCCGTCACCGGCGGCGCGTCGAGTTGCCCCTCGCTCATCGGCGCGACCCCGTGGCCGTCCTGTGCCCGCTCACCCGCCGCTCGCCAGGCGGTTCGCGGTGGCGGCGATCGCCTTGATCGCCGCGTCGACACTCAGCGAGCCGGTCGCGGCCGAATGCAGGTTCGTGTAGACGGAGTTGGAGAACTGCGGGTACCACGACGGTGCTCCCGCCGGGAACACCGGCCGGGCGCTGGACTTGAGCATCGCGCTGAGCGCGGAGCCCTTGACGAGCTTTCCCTTGGTGGCGAGCTGGTCGACCGCGGTCAGCCGGGACGGGAAGTTGTAGCTCTTCAGCGCCTTGTCCGGTCCGTTGAGGCCGGCGAAGTCGGCCTGGTTGGCCGCCGAGGTGAACCACTGGATGAACTTCGCCGCCGCGGCCGGGTACTTCGCCGTACGCGGGATGCCGATGCCGTCCGGGTTGCTCATGTTCGGGCCCGGTCCGGTCACCCCGGGGGTGGCGAGATAGTCCACCTGGTGGACCACCTTCGAGGCGGCCGGTACGTCGTAGAGGCTGCCGATGTTGCCGGAGTAGTCGCCGAAGGTGCTGGCGACCTGTCCCTGCGCCATCAGCGTCTGCTGGCCCTGACTGTCACTGACGTTGATGTTGCCCGGCGGGACGAGACCCTGCTTGAGCGCGTCGACCATCCACTGCGCCGCCTTGTACCCGGGCGAGCCGGGAGTCGCGAACTGGGGTTTGCCCTGTCCGTCGAGGATCGTGCCGCCGAACGCCGCCGTCGTCTGGTACCAGTACGTCGACAGCCCTTCCGCGGCGGCGAACGGGATGTTCAGTGGATACTGGACTCCGCCCTTCGCCTTGATCTGCTTGAGGTCCTGTGTGTACTGGTCGATCGTGGTCGGCATCTTGGTCACGCCGGCCTTGGTGAACATCTTCGTGTTCACGGTGGTCACCAGGAAGGACGCGTCGAACGGGATCCCGACGACGTGCCCGCCGATGGTGAACGACGCGAGCTGGGGCATGTCGGCGGTGAGCGACTTCGTGTCGACGTAGGTTTCCATCGGATAGAACCAGTTGAGCTTGCCGAGCTGGCCGACCCGTGACCAGTCGACGTCGGTGGCGTCCGCGAAGTAGGTCTTGGCGGTGGCGCCCGCCGCGATCTTCGTCTGCAGACTGTCCCAGTCGATGTTCGTCCAGTTGACCGTGATGCCGGTGGCCTTGGTGAACGCGTCGAGTGAGGCCTTGGGCGGAGCCGGGATCGCAAGGGCGACGTTGATCTTGACGCCTTTGGTCGCCGACGAGCCCGAGGTGCCGCCGCCAGAGCACGCGGTACCCAGCAGGGCCAGACAGGACAGCGCACCGACCACCGCAGAGGCCCTGGACTGTCGTACGGAAGGCATGGGCGACGCCTCTCTCTCGGAAGACGACCCGCCGCTGCGGGCGTGTAGAGCCGTGCTGAACCGCCGTCCGATACGGGCGAGCGGGCCGAGACCCAGCCGATGGCGGATGGACGGTCCGTTCACCGGCTGCGAGCACTATGCGCAGGATCCGAACGTAGATCTGCGCGTTTACCGATCGTTATGCGTGATGTGGCAGAGACTGTCGCAGGTGTTCTGCCAGGCGTCAACCACTCTGTTCGCGAAATTTGCCGTGAACGCGGGGGTTGATAGCGCGTGTGCAGTTTGCGCGCAGATTGAACACCCAATGCGCAATATGATCGTTTGTGCGCTAACCTCGCGCCATGCGACGCAGCCAACGCATCCATCAGATCCTGTCCGCGATCGTCGCGCACGGGTCCCTTGAGGTCCCCGAACTGGCCGAGCAGTTCGGTGTGTCGCACGCGACGATCCGGCGGGACCTCGAGGTGCTCGAGCAGCAACGCCTGGTCAGCCGCACTCGTGGTGGTGCCACGACCCATGCCGCGTTCAACGACATGCCGTTGAGCTACAAGACGACCCAGGACCTGGCCGAGAAGCGCAGGATCGCGTACGAGGCCCGCCGGCATCTCGCCGACGCACGGGTGATCGGCATGACCGGCGGGACCACGGTGACCGAGTTCGCGCACCTGCTGCTCGAACGGGAGGGTCTCACCGTCGTGACCAACGCCCTCAACGTGGCGCTGCACCTGCTGGACAATCCGCGGCTTCGCGTGTTCGCCGCCGGCGGTGAGGTGCGCAGCAGCAGCCAGGAGGCGGTCGGGCACAGCACTGAGGCGTTCCTCGCCGGGTACAACCTCGACGTCGCCTTCGTCGGGGTGGACGGCGTCGACGCGTCGGCGGGCTGCACGAACTACGACCCGGAGGGCGCGCGGACGAACGCGGCCCTGCTCCAGCGCGCCCGCAAGACGGTCGTGCTGGCCGACGCGACCAAGATCGGCCGGGTGGCGCTCGCCCAGGTCTGCGCCATGCCGGAGGTCGACCTGCTGATCACCGACGACCGGGCGGACGGCGCGCAGATCGACCGGATACGGGCGCACGGCTGCGAAGTGACGCTCGTCTGAGGTTTCGCGCACCAATGCGCACCAATATTGCGTGTTTCCTGCTCATCGTTGTGCGATTGTCGGCGCGAGTGCCATAGTCCGAGCATGACGAAGGTTGCGTTCATCGGAGCAGGCAGCGTCGAGTTCACCCGCAATGTCGTCGCGGACCTGTGCGGTTTCGCCGAGTTGCACGGCCGGTTCGAGCTGGCGCTGCACGACATCGACGCCGACCGGCTCGGCTACGCGGAGGCGCTGGTACGCCGCGTCAACGAGCAGACCGGCGCCGGCGCCCGGGTGAGCGCGAGCATCGACCGGCTGGCGGCCCTCGAGGGCGCCGACTATGTGATCAACGAGATCCAGGTCGGGGGCTACCGCGCCACGCGCGCCGACTTCGACATCCCCGCGCGCTACGGCGTGCGCCAGACGATCTCGGACACGATCGGGATCGGCGGCATCTTCCGCGGCCTGCGCACGATCCCCGTCCTGATCCAGATCGGCGAGGATCTCGCGAAGGTGGCACCGGACGCGTACCTGCTCAACTACAGCAACCCGATGGCGATGCTGCCGTGGGCGGTCTACGCCGGTTCGCCGTTCCAGCGGGTCGTCGGCATGTGCCATTCGGTACGCGACACGCACCGGCTCCTCGCCGAGCTGGTCGGCGTGCCACTGGCGGAGATCGACTTTCGTACGGC
It encodes:
- a CDS encoding putative glycolipid-binding domain-containing protein, which translates into the protein MADEEPAGGAALVKVPSLEVVPITQQYMVTNVGREGTTALYRGSTDKVHELTTDPDHVVLDYPFLAERVRARPRTG
- a CDS encoding SIS domain-containing protein — translated: MSSARPLGQVTSDEIASQPDCWIRAQEQARSGLSGLPEPGERVLALGCGTSYYVAAGYAWLREQRGHGQTDAVIASELPPVIRDYDRVVAISRSGTTTEVHQALLRLREYARTTAILGALDTPIASLATDVIDLSYADERSIVQTRFPTTVLTLLRAQLGDDAQAQADLVGSGERATSAEVSEAAPRQLVILASGWAAALAQEAALKCRESAGMWAEAYATGEYRHGPISAARPGTLVWAMTPLSDVEIAAIEATGARIHRGGTEPQAELVLLQRHAIAWAASAGRDADIPVHLTRSVVEL
- a CDS encoding carbohydrate ABC transporter permease, yielding MAVRTRRRIRARWFGVAFIVLWSLVPIYWTINTSLQTEAQAGSKPAHYVPPTPTLAHYVSLLGDSGELPDQIRRSTINILIECSAATIITVLLSTLAAYAFARMTFRGRNVLFYTVLATMAFPAYTTLIPLYRILGDFGLVNTYTGIVLVYVSGFLPLATWIMYNYLTSLPAAIEEAGQVDGASRMQVLWYVLLPLALPGIVSTAIITFLFSWTQFLFPLVLSTDLSTQPLTVVVQALQGQHVVPTTLLSAAGVIAIAVPAVIGLTLNRYIVSGLLTGSVK
- a CDS encoding carbohydrate ABC transporter permease; the protein is MSEGQLDAPPVTASADGPAGKRRRRFDPLPYLLVSPLALFIIALALVPAAFTIIESFFRVDALDPPTRFIGLGNFRRLFGDHVVLTSAENTLIYVLIGVGLSTVLGIAMAITLQHKFAGRSALIAILILPWALPGVVEGIVWSGIWNANTGLLNSVLTSLHMVDHYHVFLGQHRWRTIALIELVQVWQITPLSALLVLASLQNIPGDLYEAARLDGCSPWAAFRRITLPLARPGVAVAMVQAVIATLNVFDQPYVLNGAASTGSSVMVQTYFISFQNLDFGEGYALSLLITLATLAMSFCVVKLVYRTVEY
- a CDS encoding ABC transporter substrate-binding protein; the protein is MPSVRQSRASAVVGALSCLALLGTACSGGGTSGSSATKGVKINVALAIPAPPKASLDAFTKATGITVNWTNIDWDSLQTKIAAGATAKTYFADATDVDWSRVGQLGKLNWFYPMETYVDTKSLTADMPQLASFTIGGHVVGIPFDASFLVTTVNTKMFTKAGVTKMPTTIDQYTQDLKQIKAKGGVQYPLNIPFAAAEGLSTYWYQTTAAFGGTILDGQGKPQFATPGSPGYKAAQWMVDALKQGLVPPGNINVSDSQGQQTLMAQGQVASTFGDYSGNIGSLYDVPAASKVVHQVDYLATPGVTGPGPNMSNPDGIGIPRTAKYPAAAAKFIQWFTSAANQADFAGLNGPDKALKSYNFPSRLTAVDQLATKGKLVKGSALSAMLKSSARPVFPAGAPSWYPQFSNSVYTNLHSAATGSLSVDAAIKAIAATANRLASGG
- a CDS encoding DeoR/GlpR family DNA-binding transcription regulator, producing the protein MRRSQRIHQILSAIVAHGSLEVPELAEQFGVSHATIRRDLEVLEQQRLVSRTRGGATTHAAFNDMPLSYKTTQDLAEKRRIAYEARRHLADARVIGMTGGTTVTEFAHLLLEREGLTVVTNALNVALHLLDNPRLRVFAAGGEVRSSSQEAVGHSTEAFLAGYNLDVAFVGVDGVDASAGCTNYDPEGARTNAALLQRARKTVVLADATKIGRVALAQVCAMPEVDLLITDDRADGAQIDRIRAHGCEVTLV